In a single window of the Verrucomicrobiia bacterium genome:
- a CDS encoding PQQ-binding-like beta-propeller repeat protein, producing MSPIAGIPQHFEIALIRGLLIAIVVLPVLVWALRRGQRNRIKKFFGGCAWFFLGAVVFAWVILFLIRFGGLEIEWRGGYVPVVTWNKTKTDFAAVESNRLAQEKLAQPPAAVETNRIHANWPGFRGSQMDGADDHAIITNWPAAGLKLLWKTPCGGGYSSFAMAGNRAFTLEQRRDYEVVAAYDLETGRELWTNGWQAKFSEYHSDEGPRTTPAYSDGNVYALGATGEFRCLNATNGAVVWGTNIMTEMHSAVPDYGLAASPLVVDDKIILQPDAYHGNSVICVDKHNGKILWHNLDMPMGYATPMLMTNDGERQVVVCGRPMIVGLRLDDGVERWDFAWPIINHERPITQPLLLNSNTLLVSAAYMTGCLAEQIERSGDGFKAALVYKNKNLKTKFASAVVYQGYIYGLDEDILVCLDAATGERKWKDGRYGYGQLLMAGGYLIVQGAEGDLILIKPNPDALTELARFHALNGKSWNAPAIGGGRLLLRNGAEIACYQLSPP from the coding sequence ATGAGTCCTATAGCCGGAATTCCCCAGCATTTTGAGATCGCTCTTATTCGTGGTCTGTTGATCGCCATTGTCGTTCTGCCCGTGCTCGTGTGGGCGCTGCGGCGCGGGCAGCGCAATCGGATCAAAAAATTCTTTGGCGGTTGCGCGTGGTTTTTTCTCGGCGCGGTCGTTTTTGCGTGGGTGATTTTATTTCTTATTCGTTTCGGCGGATTGGAGATCGAATGGCGAGGCGGCTATGTGCCGGTCGTGACGTGGAACAAGACGAAAACCGACTTTGCCGCGGTGGAAAGCAATCGCCTGGCCCAGGAGAAGCTCGCACAGCCGCCCGCCGCCGTGGAGACAAATCGGATTCACGCGAACTGGCCGGGCTTTCGCGGCTCGCAAATGGATGGCGCAGACGACCATGCGATCATCACGAATTGGCCCGCAGCGGGTTTGAAATTGCTTTGGAAAACTCCGTGCGGCGGCGGTTACTCGTCGTTTGCGATGGCGGGCAATCGCGCTTTCACGCTGGAACAGCGCCGCGATTATGAAGTCGTGGCTGCGTATGATCTTGAAACCGGGCGCGAACTTTGGACGAACGGCTGGCAGGCGAAGTTCAGCGAATATCATAGCGACGAAGGCCCGCGCACGACGCCCGCTTATTCCGATGGCAATGTCTATGCGCTCGGCGCGACCGGCGAATTCCGCTGTCTCAATGCGACGAACGGCGCGGTCGTGTGGGGCACGAACATCATGACCGAAATGCATTCCGCCGTTCCCGATTACGGGCTCGCCGCATCGCCGCTAGTCGTGGACGATAAAATTATTCTCCAGCCCGACGCTTATCACGGCAATTCCGTCATCTGCGTGGACAAACATAATGGAAAAATTCTTTGGCATAATCTCGACATGCCGATGGGTTACGCCACGCCGATGCTGATGACCAACGATGGCGAGCGGCAGGTCGTCGTCTGCGGCCGCCCCATGATCGTTGGACTTCGCCTGGATGACGGCGTGGAACGCTGGGATTTCGCGTGGCCGATCATCAATCACGAACGTCCCATCACTCAACCGCTTTTGCTTAACTCCAACACGCTGCTGGTTTCCGCGGCTTACATGACCGGCTGCCTGGCTGAACAAATCGAGCGCTCGGGCGATGGATTCAAAGCCGCTTTGGTTTACAAAAATAAAAATCTCAAAACAAAGTTCGCCAGCGCCGTCGTTTATCAGGGATACATTTATGGACTGGACGAAGATATTCTCGTGTGTCTCGACGCCGCGACGGGCGAACGCAAATGGAAGGATGGCCGTTACGGTTATGGGCAGCTGCTCATGGCGGGAGGTTACTTGATCGTGCAAGGAGCCGAGGGCGATCTTATTCTCATCAAACCGAATCCCGACGCGCTCACAGAACTTGCCCGATTCCATGCCTTGAATGGCAAAAGCTGGAACGCTCCTGCCATTGGCGGAGGCCGGTTGCTTTTGCGCAATGGTGCGGAAATAGCGTGCTACCAACTTTCGCCGCCTTGA
- the thrC gene encoding threonine synthase: MDKQDGFMKALKCRECGREYPLTATHVCEFDFGPLEVVYDYERIKRSLTRATITSRVKSMWRYRELLPVAGEPTVGFEVGYTPLIKAPRLAKRLGIRELWIKNDTVNYPSLSFKDRVVSVALSRARELGFTTVACASTGNLANSVAANAAAAGLKAYVFIPSDLEQGKIINSLIYGADVVSIKGHYDEVNRLCAEIAGKFGWAFVNVNMRPYYAEGSKSMGYEIAEQLGWKLPQHTVVPMASGSLLTKIHKSYQEFTKLGLVSEASFKVHGAQASGCSPISVAQKAGLDFFKPVKPNTIAKSLSIGTPADGFYALRVMKETGGAAEDVTDDEIREGIKLLAEHEGIFAETAGGVTVGVAKKLIASGKIPANDSAVLCITGNGLKTLDAVVGHVGQPREIKPSLREFEALLAAEGKVHA, translated from the coding sequence ATGGACAAGCAAGACGGTTTCATGAAAGCCCTCAAGTGCCGCGAGTGCGGCCGGGAATACCCGCTCACCGCCACGCATGTGTGCGAATTCGATTTCGGCCCGCTCGAAGTCGTCTATGACTACGAACGCATCAAGCGCTCGCTCACTCGCGCGACGATCACTTCGCGGGTGAAGAGCATGTGGCGTTATCGCGAACTTCTGCCGGTCGCGGGCGAACCCACGGTGGGTTTTGAAGTGGGTTACACGCCGCTCATCAAGGCGCCGCGCCTGGCCAAACGCCTGGGCATTCGCGAGCTTTGGATCAAGAACGACACGGTCAATTATCCTTCGCTGTCGTTTAAGGATCGCGTGGTGAGTGTGGCGTTGAGCCGCGCACGGGAATTGGGTTTCACGACGGTTGCTTGCGCGTCCACCGGCAATCTTGCCAACTCGGTGGCGGCGAACGCGGCGGCGGCGGGGCTCAAGGCGTATGTTTTTATTCCGAGCGACCTCGAGCAGGGTAAGATTATTAATTCGCTCATTTATGGTGCGGATGTCGTGAGTATCAAGGGGCATTACGACGAAGTGAACCGGCTTTGCGCGGAGATCGCGGGCAAGTTCGGTTGGGCGTTCGTCAATGTCAATATGCGGCCGTACTACGCGGAAGGTTCCAAGAGCATGGGCTATGAAATCGCGGAGCAGCTTGGGTGGAAATTGCCGCAGCATACGGTGGTGCCGATGGCGTCGGGGTCGTTGCTCACGAAGATTCATAAGAGTTACCAGGAATTTACGAAGCTTGGGCTCGTGTCCGAAGCGAGTTTCAAAGTTCACGGCGCACAGGCGAGTGGTTGTTCGCCGATTTCGGTGGCGCAAAAGGCCGGGCTCGATTTCTTTAAGCCGGTCAAACCGAACACGATTGCGAAGTCGCTTTCCATCGGCACTCCGGCGGATGGTTTTTATGCGTTGCGCGTGATGAAGGAAACGGGCGGAGCGGCGGAAGATGTGACGGATGACGAAATCCGCGAAGGCATCAAACTGCTCGCCGAGCACGAAGGGATTTTTGCGGAGACGGCTGGCGGTGTGACGGTGGGCGTGGCGAAAAAACTGATTGCGTCCGGCAAAATTCCGGCGAACGATTCCGCGGTGTTGTGCATCACGGGCAATGGTCTGAAGACGCTCGATGCGGTCGTAGGTCATGTGGGTCAACCGCGCGAAATCAAGCCGAGCTTGCGGGAATTCGAGGCGTTGCTGGCGGCTGAGGGAAAAGTTCACGCGTAA
- a CDS encoding MoaD/ThiS family protein — protein sequence MPKQVRIPTPLRKLTNNEELVEVTADTVAGAFVELQNRFPGIQERLMDEQGEVRRFVNVYVNEEDIRFLQNQKTALKEGDEISIIPAIAGG from the coding sequence ATGCCAAAACAAGTACGCATCCCCACCCCGCTCCGTAAACTCACCAATAACGAAGAACTCGTCGAGGTCACGGCGGACACTGTCGCCGGCGCTTTCGTGGAACTTCAGAATCGTTTCCCGGGCATCCAGGAACGGCTCATGGATGAGCAAGGCGAGGTGCGCCGCTTCGTGAATGTCTATGTGAACGAAGAGGACATCCGCTTTCTGCAAAATCAAAAAACCGCTTTGAAAGAAGGCGACGAAATCAGCATCATCCCCGCGATCGCGGGAGGTTAG
- a CDS encoding nucleotidyltransferase family protein, giving the protein MTPRFNLAAVILAAGKSTRMGRPKLLLPWKNTTVLGHLIDLWSQLPKKQIAVICASDDDALAAELDRLQFPREQCIMNPHPERGMFSSVRCAAQWPNWQTSITHWAVCLGDQPGIHSSTLDSISSFAAQNPENICQPARLGHGRHPVILPRIDFEALAKSDAQTLRDFLQDRAAAIKSLELSDPGLDFDLDYPTDYEAAKS; this is encoded by the coding sequence ATGACTCCCAGGTTCAATCTCGCTGCCGTTATTCTTGCGGCGGGCAAATCCACCCGCATGGGCCGCCCAAAACTTCTTTTGCCCTGGAAAAATACTACTGTCCTTGGCCACTTGATTGACCTTTGGTCGCAGCTTCCCAAAAAGCAGATTGCGGTCATTTGCGCTTCGGATGACGACGCCCTTGCTGCCGAACTCGACCGTCTTCAATTTCCGCGTGAGCAATGCATCATGAATCCGCATCCCGAGCGCGGCATGTTCAGTTCCGTTCGTTGCGCCGCGCAGTGGCCGAACTGGCAAACTTCAATCACTCATTGGGCCGTCTGTCTTGGTGATCAACCGGGTATTCATTCCTCTACTCTCGACAGTATTTCCAGTTTCGCGGCGCAAAATCCCGAAAACATCTGCCAACCCGCACGTCTTGGTCATGGCCGCCACCCAGTGATACTTCCAAGGATTGACTTTGAAGCCCTGGCAAAGAGCGATGCCCAAACTCTCCGCGATTTCCTTCAGGATCGGGCGGCGGCGATCAAATCTCTCGAACTCTCGGACCCCGGCCTCGACTTCGATCTTGATTATCCCACCGATTACGAAGCCGCTAAATCTTGA
- a CDS encoding LysM peptidoglycan-binding domain-containing protein produces MRGRLILTVSIGLNVVLAILWLAPKRHPRTAPVVATNVSVVGTNGVRTLVTVRKQFFSWQELESADYPTFIANLRNIECPEQTIRDIIVADVNQLYAHRRETEVPTPDQQWWRADPDTNALQAISAKLNALDQERRALLTTLLGPNWDATDNPPRPLVALTGPVLGELSPETKNAVQEVIARSQQRTQAYLDAQKAAGKTPDPVELARLGLQTRTDLAQILNPTQLEEFLLRYSENAASLRQQLRGIDVSPDEFRALFRLVDPIDNQIQLAGGSAQDREAQQASLAKQLVDALKSVLGPDRYQAYQIAQDPLYRDAAEQVENAGANPAALQALYQLNKATADAANRIRNDPALTADQKTAQLQALEDQKQASSDQILGLTPPPEPPAPPTPPPAPPSQQHAYSPGETVDQIAAKFGVTPASILNANPNLNFNNLTRGAIINIPAPQ; encoded by the coding sequence ATGCGCGGGCGTTTGATTTTGACAGTTTCGATCGGACTCAATGTAGTCCTCGCGATTTTGTGGCTCGCGCCAAAACGCCATCCGCGCACCGCGCCGGTTGTCGCCACCAATGTTTCCGTGGTGGGCACAAACGGCGTCCGCACCCTCGTCACCGTTCGCAAACAATTTTTCTCGTGGCAGGAATTGGAGTCGGCGGATTACCCCACCTTCATTGCCAACCTGCGGAACATCGAATGCCCCGAACAAACCATTCGCGACATCATCGTTGCCGACGTGAACCAGCTTTATGCGCACCGCCGCGAAACCGAAGTGCCCACGCCCGATCAACAATGGTGGCGCGCCGATCCCGATACCAACGCCCTGCAAGCCATCAGCGCGAAGTTGAACGCGCTCGACCAGGAACGCCGCGCATTATTAACGACGCTCCTCGGGCCGAATTGGGATGCGACCGATAATCCCCCGCGTCCGCTGGTCGCCCTGACGGGTCCCGTGCTCGGCGAACTTTCTCCTGAAACCAAAAACGCCGTGCAGGAGGTCATCGCGCGCTCGCAGCAACGCACGCAGGCATATCTCGACGCGCAAAAGGCCGCCGGGAAAACTCCCGACCCGGTCGAACTTGCCCGCCTTGGTTTGCAAACCCGCACCGACCTCGCGCAGATTTTGAATCCCACGCAACTCGAAGAATTTTTGCTGCGCTATTCCGAAAATGCGGCGTCGCTGCGCCAGCAACTGCGCGGCATTGATGTTTCGCCCGATGAATTCCGCGCGCTGTTCCGGCTGGTGGACCCGATTGATAACCAGATCCAACTCGCCGGCGGCAGCGCGCAGGATCGCGAAGCGCAACAGGCCTCGCTCGCGAAACAGTTGGTGGATGCCCTCAAAAGTGTGCTCGGCCCCGATCGCTATCAGGCGTATCAAATCGCGCAAGATCCTTTGTATCGCGATGCCGCCGAACAAGTCGAGAATGCCGGGGCCAATCCCGCCGCCTTGCAAGCGCTTTACCAATTAAATAAAGCCACCGCCGACGCGGCCAATCGCATCCGCAACGATCCTGCGCTTACCGCCGACCAAAAAACCGCGCAACTCCAGGCGCTCGAAGATCAAAAACAAGCGTCGAGCGATCAAATCCTCGGGCTGACGCCACCACCCGAACCACCGGCTCCGCCCACGCCGCCACCTGCGCCTCCGAGCCAGCAACATGCCTATTCACCCGGCGAAACCGTTGACCAAATCGCCGCAAAATTCGGCGTCACGCCCGCGTCCATCCTCAACGCCAATCCCAATCTGAATTTCAATAACCTGACCCGCGGCGCCATCATCAATATTCCCGCCCCGCAATAG
- the tal gene encoding transaldolase, protein MSTTAPTQTQSTTGVSQLDQLKKFTRVVADTGDFETLKEFTPQDATTNPSLILKAAQMPAYKHLMDRAISEGKKTGATGKALVANIVDDLLVEFGSEILKIVPGRVSTETDANLSFDTKGLVDKGRKFIQLYKDKGIARERILVKIATTWEGVQAAKVLQAEGINCNMTLLFSLAQAVACAEANAKLISPFVGRILDWYKKSTGKDYAAAEDPGVVSVKEIYTYYKKFGHNTEVMGASFRNVGEILELAGSDLLTISPNLLAELKKSTAPVERKLSPEMAKASNIAKLELTESKYRFMVNDDAMATEKTAEGIRVFAADTVKLEKFIAERL, encoded by the coding sequence ATGAGCACTACCGCCCCCACACAGACGCAAAGCACGACTGGCGTCAGCCAGCTCGACCAGTTGAAAAAATTCACCAGAGTCGTCGCGGACACCGGCGATTTTGAAACATTGAAGGAATTCACGCCGCAGGACGCCACCACGAATCCTTCGCTCATCCTCAAAGCCGCGCAGATGCCCGCCTACAAACACCTCATGGATCGCGCGATCAGCGAAGGCAAAAAAACCGGTGCCACCGGCAAGGCCCTCGTCGCGAACATCGTGGACGATTTGCTCGTCGAATTCGGCTCTGAAATTTTGAAGATCGTTCCCGGCCGCGTCTCGACCGAAACTGACGCGAACCTTTCCTTCGACACCAAAGGCCTCGTGGACAAGGGCCGCAAATTCATTCAGCTTTACAAGGACAAAGGCATTGCGCGCGAACGCATCCTCGTCAAGATCGCCACGACGTGGGAAGGCGTGCAAGCCGCGAAAGTTTTGCAGGCCGAAGGTATCAACTGCAATATGACGCTGCTGTTCTCGCTCGCCCAGGCCGTCGCCTGCGCCGAAGCGAATGCCAAATTAATCTCACCTTTTGTGGGCCGCATCCTGGATTGGTACAAGAAGAGCACTGGCAAGGATTACGCCGCCGCCGAAGATCCGGGCGTCGTTTCCGTCAAAGAGATTTACACCTATTACAAGAAGTTCGGCCACAACACCGAAGTCATGGGCGCGAGCTTCCGCAACGTCGGCGAAATCCTGGAACTGGCCGGCAGCGATCTGCTGACCATCAGCCCGAACCTGCTCGCCGAACTCAAGAAGAGCACCGCGCCCGTTGAGCGCAAACTCAGTCCCGAAATGGCCAAGGCGAGCAACATCGCCAAGCTCGAACTGACCGAGTCCAAGTACCGTTTCATGGTGAACGACGACGCGATGGCCACCGAAAAGACCGCCGAAGGCATCCGTGTCTTCGCCGCCGACACCGTCAAGCTCGAGAAGTTCATCGCCGAACGCCTGTAA
- a CDS encoding NIL domain-containing protein — protein MPTQKKSAAKKSSASNGRQQTRLWLMYPPKLIREPLIWQLSQKFPVVTNIRQCSVTDEIGIVSLELDGERADIKAAIKWLEKIGVSVEPVEINVIES, from the coding sequence ATGCCAACTCAAAAGAAATCTGCCGCCAAAAAATCGAGCGCGTCCAATGGCCGCCAGCAAACGCGCTTGTGGCTGATGTATCCGCCGAAGCTGATCCGCGAGCCGCTCATCTGGCAACTCAGCCAGAAATTTCCGGTGGTGACCAATATCCGCCAATGCAGCGTGACGGATGAAATCGGCATCGTGAGCCTGGAACTGGACGGCGAGCGCGCGGACATCAAGGCGGCGATCAAGTGGCTGGAGAAAATTGGGGTCAGCGTGGAGCCGGTGGAGATTAATGTGATTGAGAGTTGA